One genomic region from Patescibacteria group bacterium encodes:
- a CDS encoding acyltransferase, protein MADGKNILIHLTVEVSPEAEIGEGTRIWQNSQIREGAKIGRNCILGRNVYVDSDVVIGNNVKVQSNVIVCRGLIIEDGVFIGPYACFVNDKSPRAINPDESLKTNSDWEMAKTIVKKGASIGANVTLTGGLTVGEFSLIGAGALITKDTLPFGLYIGHPAKLVGYVCKCGKRLENKCPVCEMSLADIKKEE, encoded by the coding sequence ATGGCAGACGGAAAGAATATTCTTATCCATCTAACAGTAGAAGTTTCTCCGGAGGCCGAAATCGGCGAGGGCACGCGCATTTGGCAGAATTCGCAAATCCGAGAAGGGGCAAAAATAGGGAGAAATTGTATTTTAGGGAGAAATGTTTATGTGGACAGCGATGTGGTGATTGGCAACAATGTTAAAGTACAAAGCAATGTTATTGTGTGCCGCGGTCTTATCATTGAAGACGGAGTATTTATCGGACCCTATGCGTGTTTTGTTAATGACAAATCGCCGCGGGCTATTAATCCCGACGAATCTCTTAAGACGAACAGCGACTGGGAGATGGCCAAAACTATCGTGAAAAAAGGGGCTTCCATAGGAGCAAATGTCACCTTGACCGGAGGCCTGACAGTCGGAGAATTTTCTTTGATCGGTGCTGGCGCTTTAATTACAAAAGATACCCTTCCTTTTGGGCTTTATATCGGGCACCCCGCCAAACTTGTGGGTTATGTTTGCAAGTGCGGCAAACGGCTTGAAAATAAATGCCCTGTTTGCGAGATGTCCTTAGCGGATATAAAAAAAGAAGAATAA
- a CDS encoding Gfo/Idh/MocA family oxidoreductase → MDKLKVAVIGTGNMGRNHMRNYFEMPRVNLVAICDVNRKAGEQLALKYGCLFYEDYHKMFNEQQIDAVSIAVPTFLHHQVASDVLMKKVHVLLEKPIAVNLEEARDIITKAKEQGVKLMIGHIERFNPAVQRVKELIDTGRFGKIISLNIKRVGGLPPQLKQANVVIDLAIHDIDISNYLFGDLPEKIYGYKSKNLLQEQEDSANILLQYKRGCSFIEVNWVTPVKIRNMDITGTKAFARLDFIHQKITLYENCYLNEGLDSSYKDFGEFVSKFSLTDKIEIGVNAKESLQCELEEFINCIVEDREPIVSGEDGYKALEVALKF, encoded by the coding sequence ATGGATAAATTGAAGGTTGCTGTTATTGGGACCGGCAATATGGGCCGCAACCATATGAGAAATTATTTTGAAATGCCGCGAGTTAACTTAGTGGCTATTTGTGATGTAAACCGAAAAGCAGGTGAACAGCTGGCGCTTAAATATGGCTGCCTTTTTTATGAGGACTACCATAAAATGTTTAATGAGCAACAGATTGATGCCGTTTCCATAGCAGTACCTACTTTTTTGCATCATCAAGTTGCTAGCGATGTTTTAATGAAAAAAGTACATGTGTTGTTGGAAAAACCCATTGCGGTGAATTTAGAAGAAGCACGCGACATAATTACCAAGGCGAAAGAACAGGGAGTTAAATTAATGATCGGGCACATTGAAAGATTTAATCCGGCAGTGCAAAGAGTTAAAGAATTGATTGACACCGGACGATTTGGAAAAATTATATCTCTAAATATCAAAAGAGTGGGGGGCCTGCCTCCGCAGCTTAAACAAGCTAATGTGGTTATAGATTTGGCCATTCATGATATCGATATTTCTAATTATTTGTTTGGTGATCTGCCCGAGAAAATTTATGGCTATAAATCCAAAAATTTATTACAAGAGCAAGAAGATAGCGCCAATATACTACTGCAGTACAAAAGGGGATGTTCATTTATTGAAGTTAATTGGGTTACTCCGGTTAAAATAAGAAATATGGACATTACCGGAACTAAAGCCTTTGCTCGGTTGGATTTTATCCATCAGAAAATTACTTTGTATGAAAATTGTTATCTGAATGAAGGATTGGATAGTTCCTATAAAGATTTTGGGGAATTCGTTTCTAAATTCAGTTTAACGGATAAAATAGAAATTGGTGTAAATGCCAAGGAATCGCTTCAATGTGAATTGGAAGAATTTATCAATTGCATAGTAGAAGATAGAGAGCCAATTGTTTCCGGGGAAGATGGTTATAAAGCCCTGGAAGTCGCTTTAAAATTTTAA
- a CDS encoding glycosyltransferase: MTETAKVSIIMPTLNSSSTIRKALESIRKQKYDQSLVEILVIDAGSYDQTKKIAAEYGCKILPNPKTQQEYAKHIGILSASGSVGIFLDSDEVLSNDLAIKRRVDILSGNSSLKVVHSGGYKKPAGFSSVNDYINNFSDPFVFFMYGISSQYPFFLDCWKRKYLYTGESESFVSFKFKKNDAIPVVDMCAGNAMDLDYFREKFKDILQDEKIVPRIFYLIVGDGKEVALLKNDFIIHYSADSYKKFINKIKWRVIVNLHYREMPGTGFSNREEFQPRWFRFKKYLFIPYSLSIILPFASAAYFSIKRKKPVLMVHLPLTFYTACIILCQYFLKILGIKPKIKTYGNEERELVIN, from the coding sequence ATGACGGAAACAGCCAAAGTAAGCATCATCATGCCGACGCTTAATTCCTCTTCCACTATAAGAAAGGCGCTGGAGTCCATTCGCAAACAAAAATATGACCAGAGTTTGGTTGAGATACTGGTAATTGACGCCGGTTCGTATGATCAGACCAAAAAAATAGCGGCTGAATATGGATGTAAGATTTTGCCAAACCCTAAAACTCAGCAGGAATATGCCAAGCATATTGGAATATTGTCAGCCAGTGGCTCGGTAGGAATTTTTTTAGATTCTGACGAAGTGTTGAGTAATGATTTGGCTATAAAGAGAAGGGTGGATATTTTGTCTGGAAATTCTTCTTTGAAAGTCGTCCATTCGGGTGGGTACAAAAAACCGGCAGGGTTTTCTTCAGTCAATGATTATATTAATAATTTTTCCGATCCCTTTGTATTTTTTATGTACGGGATTTCTTCCCAGTATCCATTTTTTTTGGATTGCTGGAAGAGAAAATATTTGTACACCGGAGAATCGGAATCTTTTGTGTCTTTTAAATTTAAAAAGAACGATGCTATACCCGTGGTTGATATGTGCGCCGGTAATGCTATGGATTTGGATTATTTCCGGGAAAAGTTCAAAGATATTTTGCAGGATGAAAAAATCGTTCCGCGCATATTTTATTTGATAGTTGGGGACGGCAAAGAGGTGGCCTTACTAAAAAATGATTTTATCATCCATTACTCCGCGGACAGCTATAAAAAGTTTATTAATAAAATAAAATGGCGGGTCATTGTGAATTTGCATTACAGAGAAATGCCGGGGACAGGATTTTCAAACAGGGAAGAATTTCAACCGCGTTGGTTTAGGTTTAAAAAATATTTATTTATACCCTATTCATTAAGTATTATATTGCCATTCGCGTCCGCCGCTTATTTTTCCATTAAAAGAAAAAAGCCGGTTTTAATGGTCCACCTTCCTTTGACTTTTTATACCGCCTGTATTATATTATGCCAGTATTTCCTAAAAATTTTGGGCATCAAGCCGAAGATAAAAACATACGGAAATGAAGAAAGAGAATTAGTAATAAATTAA
- the gmd gene encoding GDP-mannose 4,6-dehydratase, with product MEKKKALITGITGQDGSYLAEFLLDKGYKVYGIQRRSSSFNTERINHLYDNPNYPDFLTFYGDLSDGGNIRKILQEVHPDEIYHLGAQSHVRVSFDIPEYTGDVTALSTVRILEAIRGEGLKTKFYQASSSEMFGQAVEIPQKETTAFYPRSPYGCAKVYAYWITKNYRESYGLFACNGILFNHESPRRGETFVTRKVTRGLSRIKLGKQDILKIGNLEARRDWGYAPDYVKAMWLMMQREVPDDYVIATGESHSVRELIEEVARCLDFDLVWQGAGLEEKGVDTESGKIIVEIDPVYYRPSEVDALLGDASKAKEKLGWEPVVKFKELIGIMVKVDYDRESKINY from the coding sequence ATGGAAAAGAAAAAAGCTTTAATCACGGGAATCACGGGGCAAGATGGCAGCTACTTAGCTGAATTTTTATTAGATAAAGGATACAAGGTTTATGGAATTCAGCGCCGGTCCAGTAGCTTTAATACGGAGCGCATTAATCACCTTTATGACAATCCGAATTATCCGGATTTTTTAACCTTTTATGGAGATTTGTCCGATGGGGGAAATATAAGGAAGATTCTGCAGGAAGTGCATCCTGATGAAATATATCATTTGGGCGCGCAGTCGCATGTGCGAGTAAGTTTTGACATTCCCGAATATACCGGAGACGTTACAGCCCTTTCCACTGTCAGGATATTGGAAGCGATCAGGGGAGAGGGTTTGAAGACTAAATTTTATCAGGCTTCCTCATCTGAAATGTTTGGCCAAGCGGTGGAAATCCCCCAAAAAGAAACAACCGCCTTTTACCCCCGTAGCCCCTATGGTTGTGCCAAAGTTTATGCTTATTGGATAACTAAAAATTACAGGGAAAGTTATGGTTTATTCGCCTGCAATGGCATTTTGTTTAATCACGAATCCCCGCGCCGCGGAGAAACTTTCGTGACCCGCAAAGTAACCAGAGGATTATCTAGAATAAAATTAGGTAAGCAAGATATATTAAAAATAGGAAATTTGGAGGCACGGAGGGATTGGGGCTATGCGCCCGACTATGTCAAGGCAATGTGGTTAATGATGCAGAGAGAAGTGCCCGATGATTATGTGATTGCTACCGGAGAATCGCATTCGGTCAGGGAATTAATTGAAGAAGTGGCTCGTTGCTTGGATTTTGACTTGGTTTGGCAGGGAGCCGGCCTGGAAGAAAAGGGAGTTGATACCGAAAGCGGAAAGATAATTGTAGAAATAGACCCGGTATATTATCGTCCGTCTGAAGTGGATGCTTTGCTTGGCGATGCCAGTAAAGCAAAAGAAAAGCTGGGTTGGGAACCCGTGGTTAAGTTTAAGGAATTAATAGGTATAATGGTTAAGGTTGATTACGATCGGGAAAGCAAAATAAATTATTAA
- a CDS encoding NAD-dependent epimerase/dehydratase family protein → MAVSKKIFVAGGTGFLGKRVIKRLKEDSFSYCTTSLSNGVDFRDRKQVQDFFDKERPDIVINCAAYVGGIKFGLEHEGEIYYNNILMNANLIDVSREHTVKRFINPISNCSYPDVTEKDFKEEEWWDGPLHPSVLVYGFAKKATWVQSYAYHNQFGMDFINLLVPNMYGPGDHFEEVRSHALGALIMKIVEAKKAGKPEVIVWGTGKPVREWLYVDDCVEILLRSMNIDAISEPINIGQGRGVSIKEMAEIIQQVAGYEGKLVFDASKPDGAPYKIMNVEKMKKIFNWVPETKLEDGIKQTVQWYLENVKK, encoded by the coding sequence ATGGCGGTTTCAAAGAAAATTTTTGTGGCCGGAGGCACTGGTTTTTTGGGTAAAAGAGTAATCAAGCGGCTGAAAGAAGACAGTTTTTCTTATTGCACGACATCTTTAAGTAACGGCGTCGATTTTAGAGACAGGAAGCAGGTGCAAGATTTTTTTGATAAAGAAAGACCAGATATTGTGATAAATTGCGCCGCTTATGTCGGCGGAATTAAATTTGGTTTGGAGCATGAAGGGGAAATTTATTACAATAACATTTTGATGAACGCAAATCTTATAGATGTTTCCCGCGAGCACACAGTGAAAAGATTTATAAATCCGATTTCCAATTGTTCTTACCCGGATGTTACGGAAAAAGATTTTAAAGAAGAAGAGTGGTGGGATGGCCCGCTCCACCCCTCAGTTTTAGTTTATGGTTTTGCGAAAAAGGCGACCTGGGTTCAATCTTACGCTTACCATAATCAGTTTGGCATGGATTTTATAAATCTTTTGGTGCCCAATATGTATGGCCCCGGAGACCACTTTGAAGAAGTCCGCTCTCATGCCCTCGGTGCGTTGATTATGAAGATAGTTGAAGCGAAAAAAGCAGGCAAACCGGAAGTAATTGTTTGGGGAACGGGCAAGCCCGTGAGGGAATGGCTTTACGTTGATGATTGCGTGGAGATTTTATTAAGGTCTATGAATATTGACGCTATTTCCGAGCCGATTAATATAGGTCAAGGGCGGGGGGTTTCTATAAAAGAAATGGCAGAAATTATACAGCAAGTCGCCGGTTATGAAGGGAAATTGGTTTTTGATGCTTCCAAGCCGGACGGGGCTCCTTATAAAATTATGAATGTAGAAAAAATGAAAAAGATTTTTAACTGGGTGCCGGAAACAAAATTAGAAGACGGCATAAAGCAAACCGTGCAATGGTATTTAGAAAATGTTAAAAAATAA
- a CDS encoding HD domain-containing protein, with amino-acid sequence MSEKRFEIKEHDKQSFSPEQKELVDEIKEITELQLRNIPESHGIEHTKLVEGFAHYLATQEGANVFEIAIAAWLHDWGRVGEKERREKNTSVPHAKISRVKSQRMLLGPLLEEGKLNSGEYQRILKIIETHSDLPGEPMLEKKIIRDADRLSRMGAIGLCHLMEAGEENKLPLYKEGRPILRSPDPKSVMDVQCVIDDINYCIDWASILETKAARKLVEEYHLVDLLQEFLKTFAKYKNQIRPEILIKWVSEEVGAIRVKRAEIEEKFKTDKIKCEKELLKLEDPGIFNENRLKKFLARMENNEILI; translated from the coding sequence ATGAGCGAAAAACGTTTTGAGATAAAAGAGCATGATAAACAATCTTTTTCACCAGAACAAAAGGAGTTAGTCGATGAAATAAAAGAAATTACCGAATTACAACTTCGGAATATCCCCGAATCCCATGGCATAGAACATACGAAGTTGGTTGAAGGGTTTGCTCATTATTTAGCCACTCAAGAAGGGGCTAATGTTTTTGAAATAGCCATCGCCGCTTGGCTGCATGATTGGGGCAGAGTTGGTGAAAAAGAACGAAGAGAAAAGAATACTTCTGTCCCCCATGCTAAAATTTCACGAGTCAAGTCGCAGAGGATGTTATTAGGCCCTCTTTTGGAGGAAGGCAAATTAAATTCCGGCGAGTATCAGCGAATTTTAAAGATTATAGAAACACACAGTGATTTACCCGGAGAACCGATGTTGGAAAAAAAGATTATTCGCGATGCCGATCGCCTAAGTCGCATGGGCGCGATAGGTTTATGCCACTTAATGGAAGCAGGGGAAGAAAATAAATTACCCTTATATAAAGAAGGAAGGCCTATTTTACGATCGCCAGATCCCAAATCAGTAATGGATGTGCAATGCGTGATTGACGACATAAATTATTGTATTGATTGGGCAAGTATTTTAGAGACAAAAGCCGCGCGGAAATTGGTAGAAGAATACCACTTAGTGGATCTTTTACAGGAATTTCTAAAAACTTTTGCTAAATATAAAAATCAGATTCGTCCGGAAATTTTAATAAAATGGGTTTCCGAAGAAGTAGGCGCGATAAGAGTAAAACGGGCTGAAATTGAAGAAAAATTCAAAACAGATAAAATAAAATGCGAGAAAGAATTATTAAAATTAGAGGACCCTGGTATTTTTAACGAAAATCGATTAAAGAAATTTTTAGCGCGGATGGAAAATAACGAAATTTTGATTTAA
- a CDS encoding DegT/DnrJ/EryC1/StrS family aminotransferase produces MAEQKFINQMEPWYGEEEKKAIADYLNSGGWIMEFKKTREFEQMIAEFCGAKYCSVVANGTVSLFIALRAIGVGPGDEVVVPDYTMIATPNAVVLAGAKPIFVDVDDSLCLDVDKVSGVINEKTRAIFHVSINGRAGRLEELKELCDRKGLILLEDAAQSLGSFYKGKHLGNFGAIGSFSFSVPKIITTGQGGALITNDEDLYKKICKVKDFGRVSGGCDIHDEFGWNFKFTDLQAVFGIEQMKKLRDRITRKKNICKFYAEKLKGVPEVELIGTDLEEVSPWFIEILVEDPQKLSDFLKEKNIGSRAFYPAIHTQKIYSDVAGEFPKASRFAKRGLWLPSASQLGEEDVKRVCQAIKDYFATNHN; encoded by the coding sequence ATGGCCGAGCAAAAATTTATTAATCAAATGGAGCCCTGGTATGGGGAAGAAGAAAAGAAGGCAATAGCGGATTATTTAAATTCTGGCGGGTGGATTATGGAATTTAAAAAAACCAGAGAGTTTGAGCAGATGATAGCGGAATTTTGCGGAGCGAAATATTGTAGCGTAGTGGCTAACGGGACGGTGAGCTTATTTATAGCTTTAAGGGCGATTGGTGTCGGACCCGGCGATGAAGTAGTGGTTCCTGATTATACTATGATCGCCACTCCCAATGCCGTAGTGCTTGCCGGCGCCAAGCCAATTTTTGTAGACGTGGATGACTCTTTGTGTTTAGATGTTGATAAAGTTTCAGGGGTTATCAATGAAAAAACTAGGGCGATTTTTCATGTAAGTATAAACGGCCGAGCCGGCCGGTTGGAAGAATTGAAGGAGTTATGCGACAGAAAGGGTTTAATTTTGCTTGAAGACGCGGCGCAATCCCTCGGATCCTTTTATAAAGGAAAGCATTTGGGTAATTTTGGGGCGATCGGCAGTTTTTCTTTCAGTGTTCCTAAAATTATCACCACCGGACAGGGCGGGGCGCTTATTACTAATGACGAAGATTTATATAAAAAAATTTGCAAAGTAAAAGATTTCGGCCGGGTTAGCGGCGGCTGTGATATTCATGATGAATTTGGGTGGAATTTTAAGTTTACCGATTTGCAGGCGGTTTTCGGTATTGAGCAAATGAAAAAGCTTAGAGACCGCATAACAAGAAAGAAAAATATTTGCAAGTTTTACGCGGAAAAACTTAAGGGAGTGCCCGAGGTGGAATTAATAGGCACCGATTTAGAAGAAGTTTCCCCTTGGTTCATAGAAATACTGGTGGAAGATCCGCAAAAGCTAAGTGATTTTTTAAAGGAAAAAAATATAGGTTCCAGGGCGTTCTATCCCGCCATCCATACGCAAAAGATATACAGCGATGTCGCCGGAGAATTTCCCAAAGCATCACGTTTTGCCAAGAGGGGGCTATGGCTGCCATCAGCGAGCCAGCTTGGAGAAGAAGATGTAAAGAGAGTTTGCCAAGCCATAAAAGATTATTTTGCGACTAACCATAATTAA
- a CDS encoding glycosyltransferase — translation MGSTTDNKSFLIITHGSFSSGYGPAQELRDLLVRQKNLVGFLEHPFPYSKEMKNSRITIFQDGEKTEYWEGRKIWGPDFFYYIKDFFSTIFFVIKFKKKFDFCIAADNLNSFAGWFLKKLGAVNKLVYWTIDYTPRRFDNYILNEIYHFIDRFCCYHADFLWNSSVRMKEARRKNGVNINRCCREIIIKDGCRFEKIERLPDEQVVPDKLVFMGHLIKLKGLELLIQALPLVLEENPEATLTIIGTGGEEENLKKMAAELGLKDKVIFTGYIEDHADVERIIASCGIALAPYVPDPNSFTFFSEVGKVKVYLACGLPVIITNVPEIAMDIEKERAGFIIDYKKEDLADKINKLLSDRELYFVFRRNAIKLVEGLSWEKVFSRGLQEIEK, via the coding sequence ATGGGCAGTACAACCGACAATAAATCTTTTTTAATAATCACCCACGGATCTTTTTCTTCTGGCTATGGCCCGGCACAGGAATTGCGCGATCTTTTGGTGCGACAAAAAAATTTGGTGGGATTTTTAGAACACCCCTTCCCTTATAGCAAGGAGATGAAAAATTCCAGAATAACCATTTTTCAAGATGGTGAGAAGACGGAATACTGGGAGGGGCGGAAAATATGGGGCCCGGATTTTTTTTATTACATCAAAGATTTTTTTTCCACTATATTTTTTGTAATTAAGTTCAAGAAGAAATTTGATTTTTGCATCGCGGCTGATAATTTAAATTCTTTTGCCGGCTGGTTTTTAAAAAAATTAGGCGCAGTAAATAAATTGGTTTATTGGACCATTGATTACACTCCTCGCAGATTTGACAATTATATTTTGAATGAGATTTATCACTTTATAGACAGATTTTGTTGCTATCACGCCGATTTTTTATGGAATAGTTCTGTAAGGATGAAAGAAGCCAGGAGAAAAAATGGCGTTAATATTAATCGCTGTTGTCGAGAAATTATTATTAAGGACGGTTGCCGTTTTGAAAAAATAGAGCGTTTGCCCGATGAGCAAGTTGTCCCTGACAAATTGGTTTTCATGGGCCATTTAATAAAATTAAAAGGCCTAGAGCTTTTAATTCAGGCCCTGCCGCTTGTTTTAGAGGAAAATCCGGAAGCGACGCTTACTATTATAGGCACCGGCGGGGAAGAGGAAAATTTAAAGAAGATGGCGGCTGAATTGGGCCTCAAGGACAAGGTCATTTTTACTGGCTATATAGAAGATCACGCCGATGTCGAGAGAATTATAGCTTCATGCGGAATTGCCTTGGCTCCATATGTACCCGACCCCAATAGTTTTACTTTTTTTTCTGAGGTGGGGAAAGTCAAAGTTTATCTCGCTTGCGGCTTGCCGGTTATTATTACCAATGTGCCGGAAATTGCCATGGATATAGAAAAAGAAAGAGCTGGTTTTATAATTGATTATAAAAAAGAAGATTTAGCCGATAAAATAAATAAGTTGCTGTCCGATAGAGAACTTTATTTCGTTTTCAGGCGCAATGCCATTAAACTCGTTGAAGGATTAAGTTGGGAGAAGGTTTTTTCCCGGGGACTCCAAGAGATTGAAAAATAG